The stretch of DNA GACGCCATCGATCTGGCCGTTGCCGCCGGCCCACGCATCCCATTGGGACGCATCGTCGAGAAACCACTTGTACTCGTGCCACTCACCGTCGGCGATCACCGGCTTACGAACGCCGCGATCGCCCGTGTTGGGATCGTCAATGCCGAGCGAGACTTGCAATCCGGGGTCCGTGGTCTTTAACCAGAAGCCAACGGAACCGATCGATTCGAACTGCAAGTTGGCAATCTGCTCTGCCGCGTTTTGCGATCCATCGAAGTCGCTGTACTTGGCGCCGGCGACGTGCCGCATGAAGAACTCGCCGCCGATCGTTTCGTCGTAAACGACGTCGATCCGCTGCGAGTGCGAGCCTTGCTGGGCCGTCGAACTATCGCGCACCGCATCGGAGCCGGCGAGGTTTGCCGTGGTGCTGCCCGAGAACGTTGGCGAGCGATGGAAGACACCTTCGTTGCCGTCAATGATCCCATCCGACACTCGGCCGCTGCCGTAGTCGTCGAACGTCGTCAGCACCTTGCGACCGTACGTAACGCCCGTGCCGGCGGTCGTCGCGGTGCGGACCTGGATGTCGGCGCCGTAGTAGTACTTGAGGATGTCGAGGTAGTTGATGGAGTTGTCGGATAGATAGTCGCCGCCGTTCTGCGACATGGCGCCGCGATTCGGCCAGTTCGGATTGTTGACCGGGTCTTGACCGATGAAGCCCAGCGGGGTGCCGAAGTTGTATCTTCCGACCAGACCCTCGGCGTAAGGGTAGGTAACATGCCGCTCGGTGTCAGTTGGGTCCGAATCCCCCGGCTCGTAGATGATTCCTGGGTTGTCCGGATTGAACGGTCCTGTGGGAATGGCCCCAGCTACGTAGAAGGAGGCGAGCAGTACGTCGGCCTGGGCTCCTAGGTTATCCCGCACCCAGAGAATCTCGCCCTCGGTGGCCGCGGCCGCTTCGTAGTGAATCTGCCGCGGAGATTGGCCGTTGCCGGTGTACACCTGATCGGAAGTGCCATCGTTGATGAACCCTTGCTGGGTCATCTTGTAGTAAGCAAAGGTCCGCGCGGCGACGGCCTGAGCCTTGAGCGCTTCGAAAGACGCTAGGCCATTCTCACTCTTCACAACGTTGGGGACGTAATCGCTCTCCGTCGGCTTGTTACCTAAGCCCGTGACGTTGATCGTGGGCAGCGCCGTGAACTGAGCCGCGACGTGACTCACCGACGCAACCCAGACAGACACCGCAGCGGCGGCGCCAACAAACGTCCTGACAACCAACTGCATAATTTTTCCTCATACAACTCGATTCGGTGCCGACACCGACGCTAAACGTCCTTTCAGCCTATCGACGGTCTCCGAGAGAGGCTATCGCGTTTGCGCAAACTCACCGGCCTGTCGCAAAGTATCCGAGGCACAACTGCCGCGTTCGTAACCCCGGACCCGCCGTGCGGGCACGCGGCCCAGGGGTGTCGAGACATTCGCATCGTCGCGAGAGAACTTGACTCCGTCTGCGTCCAAGAACGGCGCCGAAGACGGGCCAACCCTCTGCCGCGTAACTCGTTATCCTGCAACCCGTTGGCCGAGTGTCGGAATGGCAGACGCTCCGGACTTAAAATCTAAGGGCCGCCTACAACGCTCTATACAGCCCTACGGTTCCGCACTGGAATCGTAGGGCTTTTCTATTTTGAGGGGTCGGCTGGAATCGGCCGAAATCGCTGCCCTACTGAGTGCTTATTGAGTGTTAAGGCCGCTCTGGATTTCTTCTGGACTGTCGGCGGGCTACGCACTCCTCACGTAGCACTCAGCATCACACCACCGGATGGCTCTGCAACCGGCAGGAGTATTGGCACGGAGAACCGCACCCGGTTGGCGGTCCTTGTCGAAGTTTCCGCCATTTTATTGCCCCGGGCGTTCATCTTCACCACCGCGACGGCGACGCCTATCTCGCCGCCCCCTTCGTTGCTATTGGCTTCCGACGTGGTGATGGCGCGGTCGAAGTCGATCTCTACGAGCTTTCGCTTGCCGCGGTCGGTGTCGTTTGTGACTGGGCTTGTCTGCGGCAGCCCGGCGACCGCCATTACTCGCGGATCGATCTCCGCGCTCTTGTTGGCCTTATCATCCGCCAGCGCCAGCGATGCCCCTGCGACGGCCCGGACCACTTGGCAGATAGCCTTCTCGATAAGCTCATGGAGGTTCATCTCCGCTTGATCGTTCGCCATCCCGCGTCCCCACGAAGTCATCCCCACAGATCCCGTAAGCCTTCCCCTCGTCAGCATCGCAGAACCGTCCGGCCTTGGTGGTTTCGAAGTTCCGGCATCGCCCGTTGTGGCGGACGCCGGTTTCCGTGTTGAGTCAGTAGCGGCCGGGAGCGGAGTCGGTGTCGCTTTCGACGGTCGGGGACATCGGACGGGCGGCGCCTACCTCTCGGACCGCTACGGGCTCGGCAACCGAGACGTGTTGCGTGGGGCCGGCTTCCACGGGCGCAGCGAGTCCCTCCCGCCAAATTCCTGCCAGCCGCCATCCGGCCTGAGCCGCCCGAATCGTTGCCAGCCTCGCCGCCGTCTCGAAGCATTCGTGCGAGACACTGATGACCGGCATCGACTCGGCGCGACCTGCGAGCGTTCAAGAGTAAGGCGAAGGGGCTGTTGCAATTTGGGGACGGATTGAAGGAGGTGATGCTGCCCGTCATCTTCGGGCGGGTGTAGGAGCACTACCAGCGGCTTAACCCCCAAGGCAAGCCGGCCATCCTGTTTACCCCTGGCGTCGCCGAGTCCATCTGGTTCACCGAAATGCTCTGGAAGCGGGGCATCTCGGCGGCCCATATCGACGGCGAAAAGATCATCTATCAGCACATGACCGTCGTGGCGGACAGGGAGAGCCGCGCGGAGTTAAAGCGACGCAGCGAAGCGGGAGACATCGAGATCGTCAGCAACCGCTTCGTAATGAGGGAGGGCGTGGACTGGACGCACTTGGTCCACAGCGTCTTTGCCTGCACGTTCGGCGGTATCTGCGGCTACCTTCAATCGGGAGGCCGTGTGCTGCGGAATCACCCGTCGCTTGATCACGTCGTTATCCAGGACCACGGCGGAAACTACTGGCGCCATGACTCGCTGAACGCGGATCGAGTGTGGTCGCTTGACGACACCGAAGCGAAGATCGCCGATCGCCATGCTGAAGCGTACCGGGAGAAGAAAGAAGCGGAGCCCATTGTCTGCCCGAAATGCGCCAAGGTGCGGGCGAGGGGCGTGGCATGTCCGGCCTGCGGCTTTGCCTACAGCGGTCCAGGATTATGCAACTGCTAGCAAATGGACGTTTAACAAAGGACTTACGTCGATGATGCACTGCTGCGATAGCAGTCCGACGACGCTTAAGTCCTTATCTGAACGTGGTAACTGCTAGCCCTTGCATAATCCTGGTGAGCAAGCGGCTGGTGATCCAGACGGACGGATCACTGCGGGAAGTCATGGGCGACGTGTTCAGGCCGCCCCGCGTCTCGACCGACCCGGCCGACCACAACGCGTGGAAGGCGTGCGTCTTCCGCTGCCGCAACTCGGGTCGAACGTTCAATCAGGCGCGGGCGTTGTTTCAGCGGGAGAATAGCGGCCGTGTCCCAGGTCCAGACTTCCCGATGATGCCTACCAGCCAAGCCGAATGGTATCGCAAGGTCAGCGACGTCGTAGGGACGCGATCAGCGGGAGCCAATCGATAGTGCTCACGCCTAAGCAAGTGAAGTGGTTGCGGAGAATCGCCGCTTGGCGGCATCGGCTAGGCGAAAGCTTCCTCTCTGCGAACGATGCGTCGGGCGGCGGCATGGAATGCGTCTGCATTAGGACGGAGACACCGGGCGGTTTCCAGCGTTGTTTCGAGCTGTTTTTCTTCGACGAGACGGTTTACGTCATCATCCATCCGCCCGAGCCATCGCAACGAGTTCGACCAGATGGCGTTAACGATTCGCAGACTGTCAAAGTTCAGGAAGCGACTTCTCTTTGGGCGGTAGAGGGGACATCGTAATTTCTGGCGGCGTCAAGATTCTTGTCTTTCGAAACAAGCAGGTCGAAAGCGACAACCGATTTTCCAGCTCTTGCATCGACCCAGCATCCAACGCAATAGCCCTGCTCTGTGAACAAATCGAGCCGCTAATGAGAGAACCAGTTAGCGATGAGCGGTAGCCCCTGATGGTAGAACGGCGTGTCGCACGCCGAGTGGCCCCTGCGAGGGGACGACAAGTTGCGACACCGGACCCGACCCGCGGGCCGCATGGGAACCAACCGGTGCCACTTCCATGAGTGGGGCCAACCGAGCCAGCGGTGGGCAGGGTATAGCAAGTATTGCCGCGGCCAATCGACGGCCGTCCGAGCGGACGACGGAGTTTGGGCTCCCAATTTCTGGGCCTTCTTACCTGGGGGTTGGGGGCCCTTCGCTCTGACCGAACCGGCGAACCACGGAGGAGCCTCATTGAGGACTGGCCAGAAACTTTCGCAACGATGCTAAACGGAATCGCAAAGGGCGAGAGCGAAGGCAAGACCGTCTTGAGTGCGTCCTGCGAGCTAGTACGCGGGTTTCGAATTACGAGATAGTCAGCAAAACGCAGGTCTCCCAGTCAGAAGCCCTCTGACTCTAGTCTTTGCCTTCAGGCTCCGTCCTCACCTCATCACCCCGCCGTCTGGACAGCGCGCCGATTCCTCCGGTCCAGATGACCCCGGAGCTGGTTTGAGAGCTACCGACTCTCACCCGATCGAGATCCAGAGCATCACGGTCTACGACGCCGAGGGAGTGGCCTCTGAAGGCCTGACGGTGGCCCAGCCGACGGACCTCGAGAACGTAGGCGTCCGGGACTACCTGCTCATGTCGAAGGTCACAGGGGCCACCACAGCAGGGACGTACCGCGTCGTCCTCAGCTGGATCGGCGTCGACGAGGAGGAGAAGAGCGGCGGCATCCGCATCGTCGTCCCGTGACGAGGCGTGGTTAGCGACGAGAGAACAGGTTGAGTTTCCGAAGCGGATTCGCTCAGCAGCCTCGAGCGAAGCGAAGCAACAGGTGAAGGTAGATCCGAGGGGAGCCTCTCCAGAGGGGTGGCAACGGTTGCCACCCCAAGCAGTCGGCAGCAGTCATGAAGGAGGCCTTTCGCAGAGGAGCGGCGAGGAGGGGGTAGCTCAACAACAGGCCCCCCAAACCGAGCCCAAAACGAGAGCAAAACAGCCGAGTAATCAGGGGGCAGCCCCAAACAGCCGTGTTTTCCAGAGGATTTCGAGCCTTGTAGAGCTCCGAAGAAGCCGCCAGCAGCGGGTAGCAG from Botrimarina mediterranea encodes:
- a CDS encoding SpoIID/LytB domain-containing protein codes for the protein MQLVVRTFVGAAAAVSVWVASVSHVAAQFTALPTINVTGLGNKPTESDYVPNVVKSENGLASFEALKAQAVAARTFAYYKMTQQGFINDGTSDQVYTGNGQSPRQIHYEAAAATEGEILWVRDNLGAQADVLLASFYVAGAIPTGPFNPDNPGIIYEPGDSDPTDTERHVTYPYAEGLVGRYNFGTPLGFIGQDPVNNPNWPNRGAMSQNGGDYLSDNSINYLDILKYYYGADIQVRTATTAGTGVTYGRKVLTTFDDYGSGRVSDGIIDGNEGVFHRSPTFSGSTTANLAGSDAVRDSSTAQQGSHSQRIDVVYDETIGGEFFMRHVAGAKYSDFDGSQNAAEQIANLQFESIGSVGFWLKTTDPGLQVSLGIDDPNTGDRGVRKPVIADGEWHEYKWFLDDASQWDAWAGGNGQIDGVNVSLDSVQLFGSSDATVYLDTVFWDPTDVFDPRTIGDLNGDGDVDAADYTVYRDNVGVIDAGNPADANGDGVVSETDYAVWSAYYGTTTGGATLSVPEPTTVAFAVIVGLTMLTRLERR